The following proteins come from a genomic window of Miscanthus floridulus cultivar M001 chromosome 2, ASM1932011v1, whole genome shotgun sequence:
- the LOC136540649 gene encoding LOB domain-containing protein 16-like, whose protein sequence is MASSGTSGGGGSPGSPCGACKFLRRKCAAECVFAPHFCAEEGASQFAAIHKVFGASNAAKLLQQVAPADRSEAAATVTYEAQARLRDPVYGCVAHIFALQQQVASLQMQVLQAKAQVVQTMAAAAGQQGTTGSSPLLQRWPLEPESLSTQSSGCYSDMYCGFGDQEEGSYTR, encoded by the exons atggcttcCTCGggcaccagcggcggcggcggctccccgGGGTCGCCGTGTGGGGCGTGCAAGTTCCTGCGGCGCAAGTGCGCGGCGGAGTGCGTGTTCGCTCCCCACTTCTGCGCCGAGGAAGGGGCGTCGCAGTTCGCGGCCATCCACAAGGTGTTCGGCGCCAGCAACGCGGCCAAGCTGCTGCAGCAGGTGGCCCCCGCCGACCGGAGCGAGGCGGCGGCCACCGTCACCTACGAGGCGCAGGCCAGGCTGCGCGACCCCGTCTATGGCTGCGTGGCCCACATCTTCGCGCTGCAGCAGCAg GTGGCGAGCTTGCAGATGCAGGTGCTGCAGGCGAAGGCGCAGGTGGTGCAGACGATGGCGGCGGCCGCCGGGCAGCAGGGGACGACGGGCAGCAGCCCTCTCCTGCAGCGGTGGCCGCTGGAGCCCGAATCGCTGTCGACGCAGAGCTCCGGGTGCTACAGCGACATGTACTGCGGCTTCGGTGACCAGGAGGAAGGCAGCTACACGA